A DNA window from Micromonospora inyonensis contains the following coding sequences:
- a CDS encoding isoprenyl transferase — MRTGRRTPTPPTPHPSGARPPALPAGALPKHVAVVMDGNGRWAKERGLPRTRGHEAGEFSLFDTIEGAIELGIPYLSAYAFSTENWRRSPDEVRFLMGFNRDVIRRRRDQLVDLGVRVVWSGRAGRLWKSVISELQTAEEMSKDNSTLTLQFCVNYGGQAEIADAAAAIARDAAAGKLDPAKVTEKTVAKYLYHPEVPEVDLFLRPSGEERISNFLLWQTAYAELVFLDTLWPDFDRRHLWYACELYAQRDRRFGGALPNPVAPPAPVG; from the coding sequence ATGAGGACGGGCCGGCGCACGCCGACGCCGCCGACGCCGCACCCGTCCGGGGCCCGGCCGCCGGCACTGCCCGCCGGTGCGTTGCCGAAGCACGTCGCGGTGGTGATGGACGGCAACGGCCGGTGGGCCAAGGAGCGGGGGCTGCCGCGCACCAGGGGCCACGAGGCGGGGGAGTTCTCCCTCTTCGACACCATCGAGGGCGCGATCGAGCTGGGCATCCCCTACCTGTCGGCGTACGCGTTCTCCACCGAGAACTGGCGGCGCTCCCCGGACGAGGTCCGCTTCCTGATGGGCTTCAACCGGGACGTCATCCGGCGTCGCCGCGACCAGCTCGTCGACCTGGGCGTGCGGGTGGTCTGGTCGGGACGGGCCGGCCGGCTCTGGAAGAGCGTCATCAGCGAGTTGCAGACCGCCGAGGAGATGTCGAAGGACAACTCCACACTGACCCTCCAGTTCTGCGTCAACTACGGCGGCCAGGCCGAGATCGCCGACGCCGCCGCCGCGATCGCCCGGGACGCCGCCGCGGGGAAGCTCGACCCGGCGAAGGTCACCGAGAAGACCGTCGCGAAGTACCTCTACCACCCGGAGGTCCCCGAGGTGGACCTGTTCCTCCGTCCCTCCGGCGAGGAGCGGATCTCCAACTTCCTGCTCTGGCAGACCGCCTACGCCGAGCTGGTCTTCCTGGACACCCTCTGGCCAGACTTCGACCGCCGCCACCTCTGGTACGCCTGCGAGCTGTACGCCCAGCGCGACCGGCGTTTTGGCGGCGCGCTGCCCAACCCGGTCGCCCCGCCGGCCCCGGTCGGCTGA
- a CDS encoding pentapeptide repeat-containing protein yields MRARQAVTRRSSARSPREPQNPVPPDELKLFEAIEVEPESQWERWAFYRSCLAGQDASAVAFAQCRFRGADLSGCRLDQLAVTDCLVTDSNWANLRADGASMTRVRVAQSRLTGMTWADGLLRDVTATGCRADLSSWRMTTFDAVHFVDCNLAGADFTNADLRGAVFRDCDLTGAVFHHATMAGARFRGCTLAGVGDITSWKGAVLHHTDLLSLSYSLAHAAGIHVDDQG; encoded by the coding sequence GTGCGTGCTCGACAGGCCGTGACGCGGCGCTCGTCTGCCCGTTCACCACGGGAGCCCCAAAATCCGGTGCCGCCGGATGAGCTGAAGCTGTTCGAGGCCATTGAGGTGGAGCCGGAATCACAGTGGGAGCGCTGGGCGTTCTACCGGTCCTGTCTCGCGGGGCAGGACGCCTCGGCGGTGGCGTTCGCGCAGTGCCGGTTCCGGGGCGCAGACCTGTCCGGGTGCCGATTGGACCAACTGGCTGTCACCGACTGCTTGGTGACCGACTCGAACTGGGCCAACCTGCGCGCCGACGGTGCCAGCATGACCCGGGTACGTGTTGCCCAGTCCCGGTTGACCGGGATGACGTGGGCAGACGGGCTGCTGCGCGACGTCACGGCGACCGGCTGCCGCGCGGACCTGTCGTCCTGGCGGATGACGACCTTCGACGCGGTGCACTTCGTGGACTGCAACCTCGCCGGCGCCGACTTCACCAACGCCGACCTGCGGGGCGCGGTGTTCCGTGACTGCGACCTCACCGGCGCGGTATTCCATCACGCCACCATGGCCGGAGCCCGTTTCCGTGGCTGCACCCTGGCCGGGGTCGGCGACATCACCAGCTGGAAAGGAGCCGTGCTGCACCACACCGACCTGCTCAGCCTCTCATACAGCCTCGCCCACGCCGCCGGAATCCACGTCGACGACCAGGGCTGA
- a CDS encoding DUF397 domain-containing protein — translation MDLPRHAWRKSTRSGSSGNCVEVAAPPHVVRVRDSKDRTGPVLSFTPAQWVGFVSGIKAGRLGC, via the coding sequence ATGGACCTGCCGCGTCACGCCTGGCGAAAGAGCACCAGGTCCGGTTCGAGCGGCAACTGTGTCGAGGTCGCCGCGCCGCCGCACGTCGTACGGGTCCGGGACAGCAAGGACCGGACGGGGCCGGTGCTGTCGTTCACGCCCGCGCAGTGGGTCGGCTTCGTCTCGGGCATCAAAGCCGGTCGGCTCGGCTGCTAG
- the ybeY gene encoding rRNA maturation RNase YbeY, whose product MSIEIANESGVPVDTDAVLAVARHALDEMGVNPLAELSVLLVDIDYMTELNHRWMGGDGPTDVLAFPMDEGSVDHGPGESSGPAGEPALLGDIVLCPEVAAKQAATAGHSAADELHLLTVHGVLHLLGYDHAEPEEEREMFGLQARLLASWRSTRAR is encoded by the coding sequence GTGTCCATCGAGATCGCCAACGAGTCCGGTGTCCCGGTCGACACCGACGCCGTGCTCGCCGTCGCCCGGCACGCCCTCGACGAGATGGGGGTCAACCCCCTCGCCGAGCTTTCCGTGCTGCTGGTCGACATCGACTACATGACCGAGCTGAACCACCGCTGGATGGGCGGCGACGGGCCGACCGACGTGCTGGCCTTCCCCATGGACGAGGGGAGCGTCGACCACGGGCCGGGGGAGAGCAGCGGCCCGGCCGGCGAGCCGGCCCTGCTCGGTGACATCGTGCTCTGCCCGGAGGTGGCGGCCAAACAGGCGGCCACCGCCGGGCACAGCGCCGCCGACGAGCTGCACCTGCTCACCGTGCACGGGGTGCTGCACCTGCTCGGGTACGACCACGCCGAGCCGGAGGAGGAGCGCGAGATGTTCGGGCTCCAGGCGAGGCTGCTCGCCAGTTGGCGGTCGACCCGAGCCCGGTGA
- a CDS encoding helix-turn-helix domain-containing protein translates to MSSRQSPTVRRRRLALTLRQLRERAGITSAEAARRVDHDASWLSRIETAEVRPHPNDVRALLTLYGVAGDQAEAVIAVARQAKQRGWWQRYSDVLPDWFAAYVGMESEASVIRTYECQMVPGLLQTEDYARAAFRGAPVPMRDDEVERQVALRLARQAILTSDDPPLLRVVIDEGAARRMVGGPEVLHRQLLHLIEQSTRSYVQIQLLPYSAGVGFDGSFVILDFPPLPEPYPDAAEDRTVYVDTLTGALYLERPSEVAAYAAAHEQLQALALAPGPTRDTLRSIAAELHT, encoded by the coding sequence GTGTCCTCACGACAGAGCCCCACCGTCCGTCGGCGGCGTCTGGCGCTCACGCTGCGCCAGCTCCGCGAGCGTGCCGGTATCACCTCGGCCGAGGCGGCCAGACGAGTCGACCACGACGCGAGTTGGCTCAGCCGGATCGAAACCGCCGAGGTCAGGCCACACCCGAATGACGTACGGGCGCTGCTCACCCTCTACGGCGTGGCCGGCGACCAGGCCGAAGCGGTGATCGCGGTAGCCCGTCAGGCGAAGCAGCGGGGCTGGTGGCAGCGGTACAGCGACGTGCTACCCGACTGGTTCGCCGCGTACGTGGGGATGGAGTCGGAAGCCTCGGTGATCCGCACCTACGAGTGCCAGATGGTGCCCGGGTTGTTGCAGACCGAGGACTACGCCAGAGCGGCCTTCCGGGGTGCGCCGGTACCGATGCGGGACGACGAGGTGGAGCGCCAGGTCGCGTTGCGTCTGGCGCGGCAGGCCATTCTGACCAGCGACGATCCACCCCTGCTGCGGGTGGTCATCGATGAGGGAGCAGCCCGCCGGATGGTGGGCGGTCCCGAGGTGCTGCACCGTCAACTCCTCCACCTGATCGAGCAGTCGACCAGGAGCTACGTGCAGATCCAGTTGCTGCCGTACTCCGCTGGCGTCGGCTTCGACGGCAGCTTCGTGATCCTCGACTTTCCGCCGCTGCCCGAGCCGTACCCGGACGCGGCCGAGGACCGCACGGTGTACGTCGACACGCTGACGGGAGCGCTCTACCTCGAACGGCCCTCGGAGGTCGCGGCATACGCCGCAGCCCACGAACAACTGCAAGCCCTCGCCCTCGCTCCGGGGCCCACCCGGGATACGCTGCGGTCGATTGCCGCCGAACTGCACACGTAG
- a CDS encoding acyltransferase family protein yields MRNRYLDLLRFLAIIRVVVYHVTGWATLTLVFPAMSVMFALAGSLMAASLDRSGPSAVGRRLRRLLPSLWVVAAIFVPAMLLAGGLPASWRLALWLFPITDPPANGWGALALSVIWYLRDYLWFVLASPAALWLFRRAPLPTLLTPYVLLVVVESGFPGAPVVLRDFGLYFGAWLLGFAHHDGMLRRLSRRVLVAVAGLLATAGGTWILTHPGARGYDLNDIRIGNALWAAAFILVALGFAPSGAAWVDRNAILGRAVTVLNRRALTVYLWHMPFVVALTPLVDVVGWSHQDLLGLAIRVVLVFLLVGVVTVLVGWVEDVAARRPPELLPGRRRTQPSGPVVVPAPRAAVAETRVAAATEATPSAGATPVRVS; encoded by the coding sequence ATGCGAAACCGATACCTGGATCTGCTGCGCTTCCTCGCGATCATCCGAGTCGTGGTCTACCACGTCACCGGGTGGGCCACCCTCACCCTGGTCTTTCCGGCCATGTCGGTGATGTTCGCGCTGGCCGGCTCGTTGATGGCCGCCTCGCTCGACCGCTCCGGTCCGTCCGCGGTCGGTCGCCGGCTGCGCCGGTTGCTGCCCTCGCTCTGGGTGGTCGCCGCCATCTTCGTGCCGGCCATGCTGCTCGCCGGGGGCCTGCCGGCGAGTTGGCGTCTGGCGCTCTGGCTCTTCCCGATCACCGATCCACCGGCGAACGGCTGGGGTGCGCTCGCGCTCAGCGTGATCTGGTACCTCCGCGACTACCTCTGGTTCGTGCTCGCCTCACCGGCGGCCCTCTGGCTGTTCCGGCGGGCCCCGCTGCCCACCCTGCTCACCCCGTACGTGCTGCTCGTCGTGGTCGAGTCGGGCTTCCCGGGCGCTCCGGTCGTGCTGCGCGACTTCGGGCTCTACTTCGGTGCGTGGTTGCTCGGCTTCGCCCACCACGACGGCATGCTGCGCCGGCTGTCCCGGCGGGTGCTGGTCGCCGTCGCGGGGCTGCTGGCCACCGCCGGGGGCACCTGGATCCTCACCCACCCGGGAGCGCGCGGCTACGACCTCAACGACATCCGGATCGGCAACGCCCTGTGGGCGGCGGCGTTCATCCTGGTCGCCCTCGGGTTCGCCCCCTCCGGTGCGGCCTGGGTGGACCGGAACGCCATCCTCGGCCGGGCGGTGACCGTGCTCAACCGTCGGGCGCTGACCGTCTACCTCTGGCACATGCCCTTCGTGGTCGCGCTCACCCCGCTGGTCGACGTGGTCGGCTGGTCCCATCAGGACCTGCTCGGTCTCGCCATCCGGGTGGTGCTGGTCTTCCTCCTGGTCGGGGTGGTGACGGTGCTGGTCGGTTGGGTCGAGGACGTGGCCGCCCGACGTCCGCCCGAACTGCTGCCCGGCAGGCGGCGTACCCAGCCTTCCGGACCGGTCGTCGTGCCCGCTCCCCGCGCCGCGGTCGCCGAGACCCGCGTCGCGGCCGCCACGGAGGCCACGCCGTCCGCCGGGGCCACCCCGGTCCGGGTGAGCTGA
- the era gene encoding GTPase Era, whose translation MTRRDESAQPEGAALGAAGGDRPYRAGFACFVGRPNAGKSTLTNAIVGQKIAITSNKPQTTRHVIRAVLHRPDSQLVLVDTPGLHRPRTLLGERLNDLVRSTWSEVDVIGLCVPANEPVGRGDRFITGELAELKATVLAVVTKTDLVDKKRLAEQLLAVSEMGEFADVVPVSAVSGHQVDTLVEVMTGYLPPSPQLYPDDMLTEDPEQVLVAELVREAALEGVRDELPHSIAVIVEEMIPEGQVMKIYADVYVERPSQKAIVIGHRGSRLKDVGTRARRQIEELLGTRVYLDLHVRVAKDWQRDPKQLRRLGF comes from the coding sequence GTGACCCGGCGCGACGAGTCGGCCCAGCCGGAGGGGGCGGCCCTCGGGGCGGCCGGCGGGGACCGGCCCTACCGGGCGGGCTTCGCCTGTTTCGTCGGTCGGCCGAACGCCGGCAAGTCCACCCTCACCAACGCGATCGTCGGGCAGAAGATCGCCATCACCTCGAACAAGCCGCAGACCACCCGGCACGTGATCCGGGCCGTCCTGCACCGTCCGGACTCCCAGCTCGTGCTGGTCGACACGCCCGGTCTGCACCGTCCCCGGACGCTGCTCGGCGAGCGCCTCAACGACCTGGTCCGTTCCACCTGGAGCGAGGTCGACGTGATCGGCCTCTGCGTCCCGGCGAACGAGCCGGTCGGGCGCGGGGACCGCTTCATCACCGGTGAGCTGGCCGAGCTGAAGGCGACCGTGCTCGCGGTGGTGACCAAGACCGACCTGGTCGACAAGAAGCGGCTGGCCGAGCAACTGCTCGCGGTCAGCGAGATGGGCGAGTTCGCCGACGTGGTGCCGGTCAGCGCGGTCTCCGGGCACCAGGTGGACACCCTGGTCGAGGTGATGACCGGTTACCTGCCGCCGTCGCCGCAGCTCTACCCGGACGACATGCTCACCGAGGACCCGGAGCAGGTGCTCGTCGCCGAACTGGTCCGCGAGGCGGCCCTGGAGGGCGTCCGGGACGAACTGCCGCACTCGATCGCGGTGATCGTCGAGGAGATGATCCCGGAGGGCCAGGTCATGAAGATCTACGCCGACGTGTACGTCGAGCGCCCCAGCCAGAAGGCGATCGTGATCGGTCACCGGGGGAGCCGGCTGAAGGACGTGGGCACCCGGGCCCGCCGGCAGATCGAGGAGCTGCTCGGCACCCGGGTCTACCTCGACCTGCACGTGCGGGTGGCGAAGGACTGGCAGCGCGACCCGAAGCAGCTGCGTCGGCTCGGTTTCTGA
- a CDS encoding cytidine deaminase: MPESPAVPSALPAPTELSVEDAKLVILARGARGRVGAVEGAAVRDQDGRTYAAATVALPSLTVTALQLAVASAAAAGASRLEAAVVVTEASTLDPAGHAAVRDLTTDAPIHLAAPDGTVLGTVVE, encoded by the coding sequence ATGCCTGAGTCACCCGCCGTACCGTCCGCTCTTCCCGCCCCGACCGAGTTGAGCGTCGAGGACGCCAAGCTGGTCATCCTCGCCCGGGGGGCGCGGGGCCGTGTCGGTGCCGTCGAGGGGGCGGCGGTCCGTGACCAGGACGGCCGGACGTACGCCGCCGCGACCGTCGCGCTGCCGTCGCTGACGGTCACCGCCCTCCAGTTGGCGGTCGCCTCCGCGGCGGCGGCCGGCGCGTCCCGGCTGGAGGCGGCGGTGGTGGTGACCGAGGCGTCGACCCTGGACCCCGCCGGGCACGCCGCCGTACGGGACCTCACGACGGATGCGCCGATCCACCTGGCGGCCCCGGACGGCACCGTCCTCGGCACGGTGGTCGAGTGA
- a CDS encoding hemolysin family protein, which translates to MAVDPSPVMTTPTLAAGAAGLPDLQLLVFAAGLVVLAGIIAATEAALTAVSPARAAELARDGVRGARTLQVLATDVVRHLNLLLLLRLLAELTATTLVALVAVDTFGAGWRAALVTAGAMTVISFVVVGVGPRTIGRQHAYVVGRAVAPLVRWLGRVLNPLASLLILIGNAVTPGKGFREGPFATQVELRELVDLAEQRGVVEHGERQMIHSVFALGDTIAREVMVPRTEMVWIEEHKTLAQALVLFLRSGFSRIPVIGENVDDVLGVLYLKDLIRRTQGGGEQAERTPVAELMRPATFVPESKPVDDLLSEMQAARNHLVIVVDEYGGTGGLVTIEDILEEIVGEITDEYDIERPPVEHLPEQGAVRVTARLPVENLGELFDVELPADEVETVGGLLAQALGRVPIPGAEAEVAGLHLVAEGTTGRRNRIDTVLVRRVGPSDEQENPGRGEQAEPRGGNPNRSEERQPADA; encoded by the coding sequence TTGGCGGTCGACCCGAGCCCGGTGATGACCACCCCGACACTGGCGGCCGGCGCCGCCGGCCTGCCCGACCTGCAACTGCTCGTCTTCGCGGCCGGGCTGGTGGTGCTCGCCGGGATCATCGCGGCGACCGAGGCGGCGCTGACCGCCGTCTCACCGGCCCGCGCCGCCGAGCTGGCCCGGGACGGCGTCCGCGGCGCGCGTACCCTCCAGGTCCTCGCCACGGACGTGGTCCGGCACCTCAACCTGTTGCTGCTGCTCCGGCTGCTGGCCGAGCTGACCGCCACCACCCTGGTGGCCCTGGTCGCGGTGGACACCTTCGGTGCGGGCTGGCGGGCCGCCCTGGTCACCGCCGGGGCGATGACGGTGATCAGCTTCGTGGTGGTCGGGGTCGGTCCGCGCACCATCGGCCGGCAGCACGCGTACGTGGTCGGTCGGGCGGTCGCCCCGCTGGTCCGCTGGCTGGGGCGGGTGCTCAACCCGCTCGCCTCGTTGCTCATCCTGATCGGCAACGCGGTCACCCCCGGCAAGGGGTTCCGGGAGGGTCCCTTCGCCACCCAGGTGGAACTGCGCGAACTGGTCGACCTGGCCGAGCAGCGTGGCGTGGTCGAGCACGGCGAACGTCAGATGATCCACTCGGTCTTCGCCCTCGGCGACACCATCGCCCGCGAGGTGATGGTGCCGCGCACCGAGATGGTGTGGATCGAGGAGCACAAGACGCTGGCCCAGGCACTGGTGCTCTTCCTGCGTTCCGGGTTCTCCCGGATCCCGGTGATCGGCGAGAACGTCGACGACGTGCTCGGCGTGCTCTACCTCAAGGACCTGATCCGCCGTACCCAGGGCGGCGGCGAGCAGGCCGAAAGGACACCGGTGGCCGAGCTGATGCGCCCGGCGACCTTCGTGCCCGAGTCCAAGCCGGTCGACGACCTGCTCTCCGAGATGCAGGCGGCCCGCAACCACCTGGTGATCGTCGTCGACGAGTACGGCGGTACCGGTGGCCTGGTCACCATCGAGGACATCCTCGAGGAGATCGTCGGTGAGATCACCGACGAGTACGACATCGAACGCCCGCCGGTCGAGCACCTGCCGGAGCAGGGGGCGGTGCGGGTGACCGCCCGCCTGCCGGTGGAGAATCTGGGCGAGCTGTTCGACGTGGAGCTTCCCGCCGACGAGGTGGAGACCGTCGGTGGCCTCCTCGCCCAGGCGCTCGGTCGGGTGCCGATCCCGGGCGCGGAGGCGGAGGTCGCCGGGCTGCACCTGGTCGCGGAGGGCACCACCGGTCGACGGAACCGGATCGACACCGTGCTGGTGCGCCGGGTCGGGCCGAGCGACGAGCAGGAGAACCCGGGGCGGGGTGAACAGGCCGAGCCCCGGGGAGGAAACCCGAACCGATCCGAGGAGAGGCAACCCGCCGATGCCTGA